A section of the Tachysurus fulvidraco isolate hzauxx_2018 chromosome 7, HZAU_PFXX_2.0, whole genome shotgun sequence genome encodes:
- the tomm40l gene encoding mitochondrial import receptor subunit TOM40B codes for MGNVLAASSPSPPPPVQAGPGLVSVPAGFSMPAVSPVSPASSGKQESEPPLPNPGAFEEFHRKCKEVFPMQMEGVRLTVNKGLSSFFQVNHTVMLSTMGDSTYRFGTTYVGTKQTGPAEAFPVLVGDMDNSGSLNAQIIHQLSNRVRSKLAFQTQQQKFVNWQGDAEFKGDDFTATVTVGNPDMVVGSGIVVAHYLQSITPSLALGGELVYHRRPGEEGTVMSLAGRYTGSNFIATLTLGGAGAHASYYHKANEQLQIGVEFEASTRMQETNILFGYQLDLPKANLLFKGSIDSNWVVGATLEKKLLPLPLSLALCSFLNHRKNKFQCGFGVTIG; via the exons ATGGGTAATGTGTTGGCTGCCAGTTCTCCCAGTCCCCCTCCACCAGTGCAAGCTGGTCCTGGGTTGGTTTCTGTGCCAGCTGGTTTCAGCATGCCGGCTGTGTCCCCAGTATCTCCAGCTTCCTCTGGGAAACAGGAAAGCGAGCCACCTCTGCCCAACCCGGGTGCTTTTGAGGAGTTTCATCGAAAATGCAAAG AGGTGTTTCCCATGCAGATGGAAGGAGTTCGGCTCACCGTCAACAAGGGCCTCAGCAGCTTTTTCCAG GTCAATCACACCGTAATGCTGAGCACCATGGGTGATTCCACTTACAGATTTGGCACTACGTATGTAGGAACCAAGCAGACCGGGCCTGCAGAG GCATTTCCAGTTCTTGTTGGTGACATGGACAACAGTGGCAGCCTCAACGCACAGATTATTCACCAACTCAGCAACAGAGTGCGCTCCAAACTGGCCTTCCAG ACGCAGCAGCAAAAGTTCGTCAACTGGCAAGGAGACGCTGAGTTTAAAGGAGATGACTTCACAGCTACAGTAACTGTAGGGAACCCAGACATGGTGGTAGGATcag gcaTTGTTGTAGCTCACTATCTTCAGTCCATCACTCCGTCCTTGGCACTGGGAGGAGAGCTGGTATACCACCGCCGGCCTGGTGAAGAGGGAACAGTAATGTCTTTGGCAGGGAGATATACAG GTTCTAATTTTATTGCCACGCTGACCCTCGGAGGAGCAGGTGCACATGCGTCATATTATCACAAAGCCAACGAGCAG ctGCAGATAGGTGTGGAGTTTGAAGCCAGCACTCGTATGCAGGAAACAAACATATTGTTTGGGTACCAGCTAGACCTCCCAAAGGCCAATCTGCTCTTTAAAG GGTCTATAGACAGTAACTGGGTAGTAGGAGCAACGTTGGAAAAAAAACTGCTGCCACTTCCACTGTCTTTGGCCCTTTGTTCTTTCCTCAACCATCGTAAAAACAAGTTCCAGTGTGGGTTTGGCGTGACCATCGGATAA